A stretch of the Macaca mulatta isolate MMU2019108-1 chromosome 14, T2T-MMU8v2.0, whole genome shotgun sequence genome encodes the following:
- the LOC114672147 gene encoding LOW QUALITY PROTEIN: olfactory receptor 52N1-like (The sequence of the model RefSeq protein was modified relative to this genomic sequence to represent the inferred CDS: substituted 1 base at 1 genomic stop codon) gives MSFLNGNSLTPASFILNGIPGLEDVHLWISFLLCTMYSIAITGNFGLMYLIYSDEALHRPMYAFLALLSFADVLICTSTLPNILFILWFNLKEIDFKACLTQMFFVHTFTGMESGVLMLMALDCYVAICFPLRYATILTNSVIAKAGFLTFLRGVMLVIPFSFLTKQLPYSRGNDIPHTYCDHMSVAKISCGNVRVNAIYGLMVALLIGDFDILCITISYTMILQTVVSLSSADAXQKAFSTCTAHISAIVITYVPAFFTFFIHRFGGHTIPPHILIIMANLYLLMPPTMNPIVYGVKTKQIRESVIRFFLKGEDNSHNF, from the coding sequence ATGTCATTTCTAAATGGCAACAGCCTAACTCCAGCTTCATTCATCCTAAATGGCATCCCTGGTTTGGAAGACGTGCATTTGTGGATCTCCTTCCTGCTGTGCACCATGTACAGCATTGCTATTACAGGGAACTTTGGCCTTATGTACCTCATCTACTCCGATGAGGCCTTACACAGACCTATGTATGCCTTCCTAGCCCTTCTTTCCTTCGCAGATGTGCTCATATGCACCAGCACCCTTCCCAACATTCTCTTCATATTGTGGTTTAATCTCAAGGAGATTGATTTCAAAGCCTGCCTCACCCAGATGTTCTTTGTGCACACCTTCACAGGGATGGAGTCTGGAGTGCTCATGCTCATGGCCCTGGACTGCTATGTGGCCATCTGCTTCCCTCTGCGTTATGCCACCATCCTCACTAATTCAGTCATTGCTAAAGCTGGTTTCCTCACTTTTCTTAGGGGTGTGATGCTTGTtatccctttctctttccttaccAAGCAACTGCCGTACAGCAGGGGCAACGACATACCCCACACCTACTGTGACCACATGTCTGTGGCCAAGATATCTTGTGGTAATGTTAGGGTTAATGCCATCTATGGTTTGATGGTTGCCCTGTTGATTGGAGACTTTGATATCCTGTGCATTACAATCTCCTACACTATGATTCTTCAAACAGTTGTGAGTCTATCATCAGCAGATGCCTGACAGAAGGCCTTCAGCACCTGCACTGCCCACATCTCTGCCATAGTCATCACCTATGTTCCAGCCTTCTTTACCTTCTTTATACACCGTTTCGGGGGACACACCATTCCTCCCCACATACTTATTATTATGGCTAATCTCTACCTACTAATGCCTCCCACAATGAACCCCATTGTGTATGGGGTGAAAACCAAGCAAATACGAGAAAGTGTCATTAGGTTCTTTCTTAAGGGAGAAGACAATTCTCATAACTTTTAA
- the LOC114672148 gene encoding olfactory receptor 52N5, with product MLVSNNSYVAPPSFILNGIPDLERVHVWISFPLCTMYIISLVGNLGLVYLIYYEESLHHPMYFFLAMISLTDLLTCTTTLPNALCIFWFSLKEINFNACLAQMFFVHGFTGVESGVLMLMALDRYIAICYPLRYATILTNLIIAKAGLATFLRGVLLMIPFPFVVKHLPFCQSNIISHTYCDHMSVVKLSCASIKVNVIYGLMVALLIGVFDICCISLSYTMIVKAVISFSSSDARQKAFSTCTAHISAIIITYVPAFFTFFTHRFGGHKIPPSLHVIVANLYLLLPPTVNPIVYGVKTKQI from the coding sequence ATGCTTGTTTCCAACAATTCATATGTGGCTCCCCCATCTTTTATTCTTAATGGAATACCTGATCTGGAAAGAGTACATGTATGGATCTCCTTCCCACTCTGCACAATGTACATCATCTCCCTTGTGGGGAATCTTGGTCTTGTGTACCTCATTTATTATGAGGAATCCTTACATCATccaatgtatttctttttggCCATGATCTCCCTCACTGACCTCCTTACCTGCACAACCACTCTACCCAATGCACTCTGCATCTTCTGGTTCAGTCTCAAAGAAATTAATTTCAATGCTTGCTTGGCCCAGATGTTCTTTGTTCATGGGTTTACAGGTGTGGAGTCTGGTGTGCTCATGCTCATGGCTCTGGACCGCTATATAGCTATTTGCTACCCTTTGCGTTATGCTACCATACTCACCAACCTTATTATTGCCAAGGCTGGGCTTGCCACCTTCCTGAGGGGAGTATTGCTGATGATTCCTTTCCCATTCGTGGTCAAGCATTTGCCTTTCTGCCAAAGCAATATCATCTCCCATACATACTGCGACCACATGTCTGTGGTAAAGCTATCTTGTGCCAGCATCAAGGTCAATGTAATCTATGGTCTAATGGTTGCTCTCCTGATTGGAGTGTTTGACATTTGTTGTATATCTTTGTCTTACACTATGATCGTCAAGGCAGTGATCAGCTTCTCTTCATCAGATGCTCGACAGAAGGCTTTCAGCACCTGCACTGCTCATATATCTGCCATCATCATCACCTATGTTCCAGCATTCTTCACTTTCTTTACCCACCGTTTTGGGGGGCACAAAATTCCCCCTTCTCTTCACGTCATTGTGGCTAATCTTTATCTTCTTCTTCCCCCAACTGTAAACCCTATTGTTTATGGAGTAAAGACAAAACAGATATGA